In Deltaproteobacteria bacterium, a single genomic region encodes these proteins:
- a CDS encoding methyltransferase domain-containing protein — MDASRLVEIAEGFKAARALQVATSLGLFEGLRSGPCDAARLAANLRLSSAGVERLADLLVGLEILSKDAAGYGLTEVARRCLLADGPNSVTSLVTWMEQVYRGMAHLPAVVAQGRPISPDVVLDERGEWVDVWMGAMDDLAQLEGRADAIAAAVDLGDCERLLDLGGGPGTYARAFCRRYPRLRATVLERENICPYTLRRLRGQPEATRVEVVSGDYRRPPLPGPFDAALISNVLHSNTREDNLALLRAVFDALAPGGRIVIRGLHTDESGTRPLESTLVSLTLLVYSHGRSYRASEVSTWLIEAGFVDVHAIDDANDAPQLLLARRPDEGRAQ, encoded by the coding sequence ATGGACGCATCACGACTCGTCGAGATCGCAGAAGGCTTCAAGGCCGCGCGCGCGTTGCAGGTGGCGACCTCGCTCGGGTTGTTCGAGGGACTGCGCTCTGGTCCGTGCGATGCGGCGCGGCTTGCCGCGAACCTTCGACTCTCCTCGGCCGGGGTCGAGCGGCTCGCCGATCTGCTGGTCGGACTGGAGATCCTCTCCAAAGACGCGGCGGGCTACGGTCTCACCGAGGTCGCGCGGCGGTGCCTGCTCGCGGACGGACCGAACTCGGTCACCTCCTTGGTGACATGGATGGAGCAGGTCTATCGCGGCATGGCCCACCTGCCAGCCGTGGTCGCGCAGGGCCGGCCGATCTCTCCCGACGTGGTGCTCGACGAGCGCGGCGAATGGGTGGACGTGTGGATGGGCGCGATGGACGACCTCGCGCAGCTGGAAGGGCGCGCAGACGCAATCGCCGCGGCCGTGGACCTCGGCGACTGCGAACGACTGCTCGACCTCGGCGGCGGGCCAGGGACCTACGCGAGAGCATTCTGCCGCCGCTACCCTCGACTGCGAGCGACCGTGCTCGAACGCGAGAACATCTGCCCGTACACCCTTCGCCGGCTGCGCGGGCAGCCAGAGGCAACGCGCGTCGAGGTGGTCTCCGGCGACTATCGCCGGCCGCCGCTCCCTGGTCCCTTCGACGCCGCGCTGATCTCGAACGTCTTGCACAGCAACACCCGCGAAGACAACCTCGCATTGCTCCGGGCAGTCTTCGACGCGCTCGCGCCGGGTGGCCGGATCGTGATTCGCGGGCTCCACACCGACGAGTCCGGCACCCGACCGCTCGAGAGCACCCTCGTGTCGCTCACGCTGCTCGTGTACTCGCACGGACGCAGCTACCGCGCGTCGGAGGTGTCGACGTGGCTCATCGAGGCCGGCTTTGTCGACGTCCACGCGATCG